The genomic DNA GCCTCATTTTAATTCCCCTAAGTCGTCCCTAATACAGGTGGCCTCTACTGCGCGTGACAAGCAATCGAAGTATCATGTTTCATGCAAAGATAGTTAAACTCCATATTCATGCCGTCATGGGATACATAGATTTTTACCTTTGAGTCTTCCCCTGAATTCCAAGCCTTGTAACCTGTAAAATGGGGAATATGGCTTGGATTATTCTGCTTAAAATCGTCAAGGGCGGAGGCAGCCGCCGCCTGCAACTCGTCGATCGAAAATGCAGCCATAGCAGAGGAGCCGAACGCTAACAGAGAAAGACCAAGAATCGAGCTGAACAGATATTTTTTCATAAGAGTGCCCCAAAGTTGAAGCTCAATTGAGAGCCAGATTTCTATAAAACCTTAATTTAACTATCGCTCATGGATCGGAAAGTCAATATACCCGTGTGGGGTATATTGACCGAGGCGTTTCGCCCATAGTCGTCACAGCAAAAGCGTTAAAAATACCCCTATGGGTATATCTGGACAAACTCCCCAAAAACGCTACGTTCACGCCGGATTTAACCAGAGGAATGAGTTTCATGACAAAAAAATCCGTTCAAAATCATCCCTGCTACACGCAGCACATCAAGAAACTGAACCGAGTCATCGGGCAACTTGAAGGCGTTAAGAGAGGATGATAGAGGATCGACGCTATTTTGCCGACATTTTAACGCAGACTAGGGCCGCAGCTTCGGCGTTAAAGAGTATTGAGATCGCTGTTCTTGAATCCCATCTCACACATTGCGTTTCAGATGCCATGGCGTCCAATAGTCACACTAAGGCAATGGCCAAGGTTGAGGAACTCGTCGATTTAGTGAGACGTTTTTGAAGAGAGCCGGTTTTGGGGGTCTTTATGGAAAGAATGATTCGACTGCTAGGATTATGCTTGGCGTTTGCCATATCGACTCTAGCCATTGCTCAGCCGCCCCACAATCATGAAGGAACCGGCAATAATCGCGGAGAATTAAAACCGGGCCGCTACGTCGGATGGATTGCGCTTGATGGGCGAAATGAGAAAATCGCCGTCTTAGCAGAGTTTTTTCTTGAATCACCGACGATTTAAGGAATTTCCCGCGTCTCGTTGCAAGCGTCCGCCTGGGTCTTGGTGGTTACAATAGTCATGAGTACATCACGGAGACATTCAAAGACCTGAAGTATGATTTTGATAATGGAAATCTCACATTTGATGAGCGTGATCGTGACCTTCTCATGACCACAAAGATCTATCAGCAAGATGGGCGAGCAAAAATTGTTGGCCAAGTGTTTGTCCGAACTTCTGCAACAACGGGCACGGTCGAACTCCTTGAAGAGTCGGATGAGCCGGGAGACGATGAGGACTCCGTGCCGTCAATTCAACCTGAAGTTAATGCTTCCCCATTTATTCCGCTTTAGACGCGGCCAATATGAAGGCGATTGCAATGGAAACGGAGCAGCTCTACAGGTTCAGACGGTTC from Bdellovibrionales bacterium includes the following:
- a CDS encoding metal-sensitive transcriptional regulator, whose amino-acid sequence is MIEDRRYFADILTQTRAAASALKSIEIAVLESHLTHCVSDAMASNSHTKAMAKVEELVDLVRRF